In Fusarium poae strain DAOMC 252244 chromosome Unknown contig_2, whole genome shotgun sequence, a single genomic region encodes these proteins:
- a CDS encoding uncharacterized protein (TransMembrane:7 (o36-57i69-90o110-137i149-175o195-218i230-250o270-291i)), producing MSFPVVNGVEVAVPPPSGYRVDFENPLTDASMVRNAYWIFGMEFAIATAFLGQRMYTNAVILRKFLIDDYLILFAWVLSIAAQSCLLNAYSRKLLGVHAWEMPIDSNTQANLLVMCTTLTYIPTTILSKLTLCFFYYRLSPSLWYQYSVYFTGFLCSASLIGIWFSVLFACKPIAAGWDVRMSVGATCINRPPIYITQAAFGCITDVMLLVLPIPTVIGLQMSTRQKLGLVGLFAIGSITLITSIVRLVLLLPSLSNPDQSWSLAEGCLWVIIEANLLIMCGSLPTLRVFLKNVAPRVLGDKSTRKGSEEQSGSANFGLHTFGGSNGPRRKFDTLVELEHDTHFNRVSLRPEGMGKTDVNIYSGRHSINMSITRIEIDPEGDTLVIVPVKPTSTQSEAPNSPDEKHFLCSKKHLTLASRRAARLFSSQFKEASVESDGLYHWKFEAIFNHEAFSLVLKIIHGKTRGIPRDMKLDLLADIATIVDDLQCHEAVAYFSESWLLCWPSARKKARGKELAQLILSSFVFEHASLFENYTKLAIRHSDDVPSTFGLPIRVDVSSQIENTRTQIFEHLLDGLDKLYDWILDGSAGCNPACQALRLGSLSQARKKLGLYPRPSSPFSKLSLDSLLESLATVQSPAYFGPPNQGPVAMYSSKWNIETSSTVVVPGGFFGGQSKSTQPGTNNASVSSPQPSGLFGPSAFSQTTNSPPPRQLGAPPQPTVGLFGSSTASQSPASGGLFGNANSKVGTNTSAAENQEQPAIIVKHNCRLKDLIEPLVMAAENEITGLKLADFPRP from the exons ATGTCATTTCCTGTCGTCAATGGTGTCGAGGTTGCGGTGCCGCCTCCGTCGGGGTACAGAGTTGACTTTGAGAACCCGCTGACTGATGCGTCGATGGTGAGGAATGCGTACTGGATTTTCGGGATGGAGTTTGCGATAGCGACGGCGTTTTTGGGACAGCGGATGTATACGAATGCAGTGATTTTGCGCAAGTTCTTGATTGACGACT ATTTAATTCTTTTCGCTTGG GTCCTCTCTATTGCGGCTCAATCGTGTCTTCTCAATGCATACAGTCGCAAACTACTCGGCGTTCATGCATGGGAGATGCCAATCGACAGCAACACCCAGGCTAACCTACTCGTCATGTGTACAACACTGACTTACATCCCGACGACAATCCTCTCTAAGCTGACGCTCTGCTTCTTCTACTACCGACTCTCGCCGTCTCTGTGGTATCAATACTCGGTTTACTTTACCGGCTTCCTCTGCAGTGCAAGTCTCATCGGTATCTGGTTCAGTGTTCTGTTTGCATGCAAGCCTATCGCTGCAGGATGGGATGTTAGGATGTCGGTTGGGGCTACTTGCATCAATCGTCCTCCCATCTACATTACCCAGGCTGCCTTTGGTTGCATCACTGATGTGATGTTGCTGGTATTGCCTATTCCAACTGTCATCGGTCTACAAATGTCTACTAGACAGAAGCTTGGCCTCGTCGGTCTCTTTGCTATCGGTTCCATTACTCTTATCACATCCATTGTCCGACTGGTTCTTCTCTTGCCCAGCTTGTCAAATCCCGATCAAAGCTGGTCATTGGCAGAAGGTTGTCTTTGGGT CATCATTGAAGCCAACCTTCTCATCATGTGCGGCTCCCTCCCAACACTTCGTGTCTTTCTCAAGAACGTCGCCCCTCGAGTTCTCGGCGACAAAAGCACACGAAAAGGCAGTGAAGAGCAAAGTGGAAGCGCCAATTTTGGCCTCCATACCTTTGGTGGTTCAAATGGACCGCGCCGCAAGTTTGATACGCTCGTTGAGCTGGAACATGATACTCACTTCAACAGAGTAAGCCTGCGGCCTGAGGGTATGGGTAAGACGGACGTAAACATCTACAGTGGACG TCACTCAATCAACATGTCAATCACCCGTATTGAGATCGACCCTGAGGGTGACACTCTCGTCATCGTTCCAGTTAAGCCGACTTCTACTCAATCTGAGGCCCCAAACTCTCCCGATGAGAAGCACTTCCTTTGTTCCAAGAAACACCTGACCCTTGCCTCTCGTCGGGCAGCAAGGCTCTTCTCAAGTCAATTCAAAGAGGCTTCGGTCGAGTCAGATGGTCTCTATCACTGGAAATTCGAAGCAATCTTTAATCATGAAGCATTTTCCCTCGTCTTGAAGATTATTCATGGCAAAACACGTGGGATTCCCCGCGACATGAAGCTCGATCTCCTAGCTGACATTGCGACCATCGTTGATGATCTACAATGCCACGAGGCCGTAGCATATTTCAGCGAAAGCTGGCTCTTGTGCTGGCCCAGCGCGAGAAAAAAGGCCAGAGGGAAAGAATTGGCTCAGCTGATCCTCTCATCTTTCGTTTTCGAGCATGCTTCGCTCTTCGAGAACTACACCAAGTTGGCTATAAGACACAGTGACGATGTTCCATCAACATTCGGGTTGCCGATCCGGGTAGATGTTTCGA GTCAAATTGAAAACACTAGGACCCAGATTTTCGAGCATCTCTTGGATGGTTTAGACAAGCTCTACGACTGGATCCTTGATGGAAGCGCGGGATGTAATCCCGCATGTCAAGCTTTACGGCTGGGGAGTCTATCACAAGCGAGGAAGAAGCTGGGTCTATATCCCCGCCCGTCGTCTCCATTCTCGAAGCTATCTCTTGACTCTCTTCTCGAATCTTTGGCAACTGTTCAGTCGCCAGCCTATTTCGGACCACCAAACCAAGGCCCTGTCGCGATGTATTCCAGCAAATGGAATATTGAGACTTCATCTACGGTTGTCGTGCCTGGAGGTTTTTTCGGGGGTCAATCGAAGTCTACACAGCCTGGGACTAATAATGCCTCTGTATCATCGCCTCAGCCCTCCGGCCTTTTTGGGCCATCGGCTTTTTCTCAGACCACCAACAGTCCTCCACCTCGCCAGCTCGGTGCCCCTCCTCAGCCTACTGTTGGTCTGTTTGGTTCGTCTACTGCATCTCAGAGCCCTGCAAGCGGTGGCTTGTTTGGGAATGCTAATTCCAAAGTTGGAACTAATACTTCAGCGGCTGAGAACCAAGAACAGCCCGCAATTATTGTTAAACATAATTGTCGCTTGAAGGACCTTATCGAGCCCTTGGTCATGGCAGCTGAAAATGAAATTACAGGGCTGAAACTTGCAGACTTCCCAAGACCGTAG
- a CDS encoding uncharacterized protein (SECRETED:SignalP(1-22)), with protein sequence MKTSASVLAWASALLAASPAVAMETCCASLEAKGLKHVYYPDSNGYKTRTESYFSVSSQLEPYCIVQPESAKDVSTIIKTLTADTKCNFAIRSGGHTVWAANNINDGVTIDMGLMNKTTYVKNTKVAQIQAGSIWRDVYGALEPYGATAAGGRTSTVGVAGFLTGGGNTFYTARRGFGCDQVVNFEVVLGDGRIVNANKDNNADLWKALKGGSANFGIVTRFDVQAFDAPLLWGGLVTYSAEETTGAHVQAYKDWTDNIVNYQGGSVIPFWSYTPQNKKIGITVSYEDTTGAVAPKALDEFWKIPYETSNLRKDTHRNMTIELELVAGYRNVWFAITFKNKLGLYKKALEMHKQFVSDWLAQSPDGDFICHAIFQAIPTIFSKHSLERGGNVVGLDREKDNAVMFQVQLMINGVEQEKIARERMVHFRKTMKQYSIDQGAAVDWEYLNYADFTQDPLSTYGPKNVDFIRKVAKKYDPKGVFQTRLPGGFKITKVA encoded by the exons ATGAAGACGAGTGCCTCGGTCTTGGCTTGGGCATCAGCCCTCCTCGCTGCTTCACCCGCCGTAGCAATGGAGACTTGC TGTGCCTCACTTGAAGCAAAGGGTCTGAAGCACGTTTACTACCCAGATAGTAACGGCTACAAGACCCGCACTGAGTCGTACTTTTCCGTGTCGTCGCAGCTGGAACCTTATTGTATCGTTCAGCCCGAGAGTGCCAAGGATGTATCTACGATTATCAAGACCTTGACAGCCGATACAAAGTGTAATTTCGCGATTCGAAGCGGTGGACACACCGTTTGGGCAGCGAATAACA TTAACGATGGTGTCACCATTGACATGG GATTGATGAACAAGACTACGTATGTCAAGAATACGAAGGTTGCTCAGATCCAGGCCGGTTCCATTTGGCGAGATGTCTACGGTGCTCTTGAACCATATGGTGCTACTGCTGCGGGCGGTCGCACTTCGACTGTCGGTGTCGCTGGCTTCTTGACTGGCGGTGGCAATACCTTTTATACTGCCCGTCGGGGTTTTGGGTGCGACCAGGTTGTCAACTTTGAGGTTGTCCTCGGCGATGG GCGCATCGTCAATGCCAACAAGGACAACAACGCCGATCTATGGAAGGCCCTCAAGGGCGGCTCAGCCAACTTTGGTATTGTCACCCGCTTCGACGTCCAGGCCTTCGACGCTCCTCTCCTCTGGGGTGGCCTGGTCACCTACTCGGCCGAAGAAACAACCGGTGCGCACGTCCAGGCCTACAAAGACTGGACCGATAATATCGTCAACTACCAGGGTGGATCAGTCATTCCTTTCTGGAGCTATACTCCTCAGAATAAGAAGATTGGCATCACTGTCTCGTATGAGGATACCACTGGTGCTGTCGCTCCAAAGGCCTTGGACGAGTTCTGGAAGATTCCTTATGAGACCTCCAACTTGCGCAAGGATACTCATCGCAATATGACGatcgagcttgagcttgttgcTGGATACCG CAACGTCTGGTTCGCCATCACCTTCAAGAACAAGCTCGGCTTGTACAAGAAGGCTCTGGAGATGCACAAACAGTTCGTCAGCGACTGGTTGGCTCAGTCCCCCGACGGCGACTTTATCTGCCACGCCATCTTCCAGGCCATCCCCACTATCTTCTCCAAGCACTCCCTCGAGCGAGGCGGCAACGTCGTCGGTCTTGATCGCGAGAAGGACAACGCCGTCATGTTCCAGGTCCAGCTGATGATCAACGGCGTCGAGCAGGAAAAGATTGCTCGTGAGCGTATGGTTCACTTCCGTAAGACGATGAAGCAGTACAGTATTGACCAGGGCGCTGCTGTCGATTGGGAGTATCTCAACTATGCCGACTTCACCCAGGATCCTCTTTCTACTTATGGCCCTAAGAATGTTGACTTTATTCGCAAGGTTGCTAAGAAGTACGATCCCAAGGGAGTGTTCCAAACCAGACTGCCTGGTGGATTCAAGATCACCAAGGTTGCTTAA
- a CDS encoding uncharacterized protein (SECRETED:SignalP(1-26)) has protein sequence MAAHSLIKGLIVGSGLLAAAVQASSGDHRLNARDNGGYRPEPQGHFVCVEQHKIVKVTVGEPGGECTMTTTYPGTSVGYPPGTTLTPTPTSTPPPAFSCDEGGYLIQGTVLYRLNLETGDNPAVNENVGPGGNINAIGYNILDNYLYGFVAVSGGRWQLIQIDAEGGHQLLPLTVDRFYSTGDIDANGQLWIGASGTTAWAQIDLDPDSARYGQLVDSGTMKVPGNFVADWVFLENGGPYLYSIAWSTTARLVRWSIERKEWSEVRDYGNVTPAAPQFGALYAVGDEMWGSDNTSGKIIAFPVLDDNAPARDISAGPPSNSNDGARCFAAPAPSNR, from the coding sequence ATGGCAGCTCACTCTTTGATCAAGGGCCTCATCGTCGGGTCAGGTCTCCTCGCGGCCGCCGTGCAGGCTTCCTCGGGAGATCATCGCCTGAATGCTCGAGACAATGGCGGCTACAGGCCTGAGCCCCAGGGACATTTTGTCTGCGTCGAGCAGCACAAGATCGTCAAGGTGACCGTCGGTGAACCCGGGGGCGAGTGCACCATGACGACCACGTACCCCGGGACCTCTGTTGGATATCCCCCGGGGACTACCCTTACTCCTACGCCAACCTCTACGCCGCCGCCGGCCTTCTCATGCGATGAGGGTGGTTACCTCATCCAGGGGACAGTTCTGTACCGACTCAACTTGGAGACTGGCGATAATCCGGCTGTCAACGAGAACGTCGGGCCTGGCGGTAACATCAATGCCATCGGTTATAACATCCTTGACAATTACCTCTATGGCTTTGTGGCCGTGAGTGGCGGCCGCTGGCAGCTGATCCAGATTGACGCCGAGGGTGGCCACCAACTGCTTCCCCTCACGGTTGACCGTTTCTACAGTACGGGAGATATTGACGCCAACGGCCAGCTGTGGATTGGGGCATCCGGGACTACGGCTTGGGCACAGATCGACCTGGACCCTGATTCGGCGAGGTACGGACAGCTCGTAGATTCAGGCACTATGAAAGTCCCAGGAAACTTCGTTGCTGACTGGGTGTTCCTTGAGAACGGTGGCCCATACCTCTACTCGATTGCCTGGTCGACCACAGCTCGCCTTGTTCGCTGGTCCATCGAGAGAAAGGAGTGGTCGGAGGTCCGTGACTACGGCAACGTCACGCCCGCGGCGCCTCAGTTCGGCGCCCTGTATGCTGTTGGCGATGAAATGTGGGGAAGCGACAACACCTCTGGCAAAATcatcgcgttccctgtcctGGACGATAATGCGCCGGCGAGGGATATCAGCGCAGGGCCGCCATCGAACAGCAACGATGGTGCGCGTTGCTTCGCCGCCCCAGCACCTTCGAACCGCTAA